One part of the Bacillus sp. FJAT-45350 genome encodes these proteins:
- a CDS encoding FUSC family protein: MKLGARIFKTGLAIMLSLYTAMFFDLHPPMFAALAATFAVQPSIHRTFQTILEQVQANVIGAVLAVIFVLTFGHEPFVVGVVAVLAIAIILKLKLEATTIPLAIVTVIIIMESPAENFIEFASLRFALVLIGVFAAFIVNLFFIPPRYETKLYHKIVSNTEHIIQWIMLVTRKDANRKALKKDISLLNDKMIKIENIYLLYKEERNYFMKSRYGKARKVVLFRQMLFTSKKALMVLKNLERRENEYSQMPETLQTLIEEHLQRLTTYHDRILLRYAGKVTTQPTDEVLAEFENGKKALTDSFMDLYPNGIEREAWTHFLPIISQILEYHEQLEHLDHLVDSFFSYHQAENKVKVNIPEDE; this comes from the coding sequence ATGAAGCTTGGTGCTCGAATTTTTAAAACAGGGTTAGCAATTATGCTTTCTCTTTATACAGCAATGTTTTTTGACCTTCATCCTCCTATGTTTGCAGCACTTGCGGCTACATTTGCTGTACAGCCATCTATCCATCGTACATTTCAAACGATATTGGAACAGGTCCAAGCAAATGTAATCGGTGCCGTATTAGCTGTTATTTTTGTACTGACCTTTGGCCATGAACCATTTGTCGTTGGTGTCGTAGCAGTTCTTGCGATTGCGATTATTTTAAAATTAAAATTAGAAGCAACGACTATCCCGTTAGCGATTGTAACAGTGATTATCATTATGGAAAGTCCCGCTGAAAACTTTATAGAGTTTGCTTCACTCCGCTTTGCTCTAGTTCTTATTGGGGTATTTGCAGCATTTATTGTTAATTTATTTTTTATTCCACCCCGCTACGAAACAAAGCTCTATCACAAAATTGTGTCTAACACAGAGCATATTATTCAGTGGATTATGCTTGTTACTAGAAAAGATGCAAATCGAAAAGCATTGAAGAAAGACATAAGTCTATTAAATGATAAGATGATTAAAATTGAAAACATTTATTTATTATACAAAGAAGAACGAAACTATTTTATGAAGAGCCGTTATGGTAAGGCAAGAAAGGTAGTTCTATTCCGACAAATGCTATTTACATCAAAAAAGGCATTAATGGTACTAAAGAATTTAGAACGACGGGAAAATGAATATAGCCAAATGCCAGAAACTCTTCAAACCCTAATTGAAGAGCACCTTCAAAGATTAACAACCTATCATGATCGAATTCTTCTACGATACGCTGGAAAGGTTACAACTCAGCCAACTGATGAGGTGTTAGCTGAATTCGAGAATGGAAAAAAAGCACTGACTGATTCATTTATGGACCTCTATCCTAATGGAATTGAACGGGAAGCATGGACTCACTTTTTACCAATCATCTCACAAATCTTAGAATACCATGAGCAACTGGAACATCTTGACCATTTAGTTGATAGTTTCTTTAGCTATCATCAAGCAGAAAACAAAGTTAAGGTCAACATTCCAGAGGATGAATAA
- a CDS encoding ABC transporter ATP-binding protein: MNMIEVENLTKEFKSHSSRAGLKGAFRDLFTRNYKILSAVDNISFEVKKGEMVGYIGENGAGKSTSIKMLTGILTPTSGEVTVNGMNPHKQREQFVRSIGVVFGQRSQLWWDIAVQESFRLLKKVYKVPDEQYEAHMKEIIETLDLEPLLDKPVRKLSLGQRMRCELAAALIHNPPLLFLDEPTIGLDVLVKLKIREFLKEINRKYQTTILLTTHDISDIEALCSRVVMLDKGKIIYDGELAELQQNWVSGKEVQFQFSTPITERELGEVTGNEAVQWKKGEKENVWRALVEEESLVSIVISRVAAKCDILDVQVNKVSTEEIIRNIYEEGVMHGK, from the coding sequence ATGAATATGATAGAGGTAGAAAATCTAACAAAGGAATTTAAATCGCACTCGAGTCGCGCTGGTCTTAAAGGAGCATTCAGAGATTTATTTACACGAAACTATAAAATACTTTCAGCGGTAGATAATATCTCCTTTGAAGTGAAAAAGGGAGAGATGGTTGGTTATATTGGAGAAAATGGTGCTGGTAAATCAACAAGTATTAAAATGCTGACGGGAATTTTAACGCCGACATCAGGCGAAGTAACAGTAAATGGAATGAATCCTCATAAACAACGTGAGCAATTTGTTCGTTCTATTGGAGTTGTTTTTGGTCAGCGTTCACAGTTGTGGTGGGATATTGCTGTACAAGAATCATTTCGTTTACTTAAAAAAGTTTACAAAGTCCCTGATGAGCAATATGAAGCTCATATGAAAGAAATTATTGAAACGTTAGATTTAGAGCCGCTATTAGATAAGCCTGTGAGGAAATTATCGTTAGGGCAAAGAATGAGGTGTGAGTTGGCAGCAGCTCTAATTCATAATCCTCCACTATTGTTTCTAGACGAACCGACGATTGGGCTTGATGTACTAGTTAAGCTAAAGATACGAGAATTTTTAAAAGAGATTAATCGAAAATACCAAACGACAATTTTATTAACTACGCATGACATTTCGGATATTGAAGCTTTGTGTAGTCGTGTTGTTATGCTAGATAAAGGTAAGATCATCTATGACGGTGAACTTGCTGAGCTTCAGCAGAACTGGGTTAGTGGAAAAGAGGTACAGTTTCAGTTTTCGACGCCTATTACTGAACGAGAGCTAGGAGAAGTAACTGGAAATGAAGCAGTTCAATGGAAAAAAGGTGAGAAAGAAAATGTTTGGAGAGCGTTAGTCGAGGAAGAGTCTCTAGTTTCAATTGTCATAAGCAGAGTAGCTGCAAAATGTGACATTCTAGATGTACAAGTAAATAAAGTGTCGACGGAAGAAATCATTCGTAATATATATGAAGAAGGTGTCATGCATGGCAAGTAA
- a CDS encoding ABC transporter ATP-binding protein gives MGSIKRYMQFVKPYWKAIILTVLIGVLKFGIPLLTPLVLMHVIDNIIGGAGLTESEKLSELLKIMGFMLFIFLILRPPIEYWRQYFAQWTASRILFDIRNQLFEHIQKLSLRFYSNRKVGEVISRVIHDVEQTKNFVVTGLMNIWLDAATIIIVLAIMFYMNPLLTLVAMSMFPFYGFSIKYFYSRLRQLTRVRSQALAEVQGHLHERVHGMNVIRSFALEDHEQKNFSKRNKNFLDKAIDHSKWNAKTFAVVNTITDLAPLLVILAAGYFVITGTLTVGEMTAFVLYMERLYNPLRRLVNSSTTLTQSIASMDRVFEFIDEKYDIQDKKEAIELKGAHGAITFDHVKFHYDEEQEPVIKDFHLDVKKGETIAFVGMSGGGKSTIISLISRFYDVTGGRILLDGRDIRDYKVRSLRDNIGMVLQDNILFSDSVKTNILMGNPGASDEDVIAAAKAANAHQFIVSLPNGYDTEVGERGVKLSGGQKQRIAIARVFLKNPPILIFDEATSALDLESEHLIQEAVEELAKDRTTFIVAHRLSTITHADRIVVIENGEITEVGNHEELINKNGSYQKLFEVQHLN, from the coding sequence TTGGGAAGTATTAAGAGGTATATGCAGTTTGTTAAGCCATATTGGAAGGCTATTATCTTAACAGTCCTTATTGGTGTTCTTAAATTCGGTATACCATTATTGACTCCATTGGTTTTAATGCATGTAATTGATAATATTATCGGTGGAGCAGGGCTAACAGAATCTGAAAAATTATCAGAACTACTTAAGATAATGGGATTCATGCTCTTTATCTTTTTAATTTTACGTCCACCAATTGAGTATTGGCGTCAGTACTTTGCCCAATGGACGGCTAGTAGAATCTTGTTTGATATTAGAAATCAACTATTCGAGCATATCCAAAAGCTAAGCCTGCGTTTTTATTCTAATCGAAAAGTAGGGGAAGTTATCTCGAGGGTTATCCATGATGTTGAGCAAACAAAGAACTTTGTTGTCACAGGGCTAATGAACATCTGGTTAGACGCAGCTACGATCATTATAGTGTTGGCCATCATGTTTTATATGAATCCTTTGCTTACATTAGTTGCAATGTCAATGTTTCCTTTCTATGGCTTCTCAATTAAATATTTTTATAGTCGATTAAGGCAATTAACGAGAGTTCGTTCGCAAGCATTAGCAGAAGTACAAGGGCATCTTCATGAACGAGTACACGGGATGAATGTTATCCGAAGCTTTGCTCTTGAAGATCATGAACAAAAAAACTTTTCAAAACGTAATAAAAATTTTCTTGATAAGGCGATTGATCATTCTAAGTGGAATGCAAAAACATTTGCTGTTGTTAATACAATAACAGACCTGGCACCATTACTTGTTATCCTTGCTGCTGGTTACTTTGTTATAACGGGTACTTTAACGGTTGGGGAGATGACAGCCTTTGTTTTATACATGGAGCGACTATACAATCCACTTAGAAGGTTAGTGAATTCTTCTACAACATTAACGCAATCAATTGCTTCGATGGATCGTGTTTTCGAATTTATTGATGAAAAATACGATATCCAAGATAAAAAGGAAGCAATTGAGCTGAAAGGTGCTCATGGAGCAATTACCTTTGATCATGTGAAATTTCACTATGATGAGGAGCAAGAACCAGTCATAAAAGATTTCCACCTAGACGTGAAAAAAGGTGAGACAATTGCTTTTGTCGGAATGAGTGGTGGAGGAAAAAGTACAATTATTAGTTTGATTTCCCGCTTTTATGATGTAACGGGCGGTAGGATCCTTCTTGATGGTAGGGATATTCGTGACTATAAAGTGAGGTCGTTACGAGACAATATCGGAATGGTGCTTCAGGATAATATTTTATTTAGTGATTCAGTTAAAACGAATATTTTAATGGGGAATCCAGGTGCATCTGATGAAGATGTTATAGCCGCAGCTAAAGCAGCAAATGCTCATCAATTTATCGTGAGCCTACCAAATGGTTATGATACGGAAGTAGGGGAACGAGGAGTGAAATTATCTGGTGGACAGAAGCAGCGAATAGCTATTGCTCGAGTGTTTTTGAAGAATCCGCCCATTTTAATTTTTGATGAAGCAACTTCAGCTTTAGATCTAGAGAGTGAGCATTTAATTCAAGAGGCGGTTGAAGAGCTAGCAAAAGACCGAACAACGTTTATTGTTGCTCATCGACTATCAACGATTACTCATGCAGATAGAATCGTTGTAATCGAAAATGGTGAGATTACAGAGGTAGGGAATCATGAAGAGCTAATAAATAAGAATGGCAGTTATCAGAAGTTATTTGAGGTTCAGCATCTAAATTAA
- a CDS encoding ABC transporter permease: MASKYIEMIRIRFLMMLAYRTNYYSGILIYSINIGAYYFLWTAIYGGQEEIQGLSVLQMTTYVAVAWMARAFYFNNIDREIAQEIKEGKVAIEMIRPYNYLIMKTMQGLGEGLFRLFFFSAPGLVIVWLVFPISFSAELSVWLFFLISIMFSFIINTQINLLTGLITFFVMNNNGIIRGKRVVIDLFSGLLLPISFYPLWAQEAMFFLPFQAISYIPSMIFTEGFAGVEIYNALLFQLVWALILIVPVQALWLIAKKQLVVQGG; this comes from the coding sequence ATGGCAAGTAAATATATCGAAATGATTCGGATACGCTTCCTGATGATGCTGGCCTACAGGACAAATTATTATAGTGGAATACTAATATACAGTATCAATATTGGAGCGTATTATTTTCTTTGGACTGCTATTTATGGTGGTCAGGAAGAGATTCAAGGATTATCTGTTTTACAAATGACTACGTACGTTGCTGTTGCTTGGATGGCTAGGGCATTTTACTTTAATAATATTGATCGAGAAATAGCTCAAGAAATTAAAGAGGGCAAAGTAGCGATTGAGATGATTCGACCTTATAATTATCTTATTATGAAGACGATGCAAGGTCTAGGAGAGGGGCTATTCCGGTTATTTTTCTTTTCGGCACCAGGGTTAGTAATAGTTTGGCTTGTGTTTCCAATAAGCTTCTCTGCTGAATTATCAGTATGGTTATTCTTCTTAATCTCGATAATGTTTAGCTTTATTATCAATACACAAATAAATCTACTGACGGGTTTAATTACATTTTTTGTAATGAACAATAATGGGATTATTCGTGGAAAGCGGGTTGTTATTGACTTGTTTTCAGGACTTCTACTGCCTATTAGTTTCTACCCTTTATGGGCTCAAGAAGCGATGTTCTTCCTCCCATTCCAGGCGATTAGCTATATACCTTCAATGATATTTACTGAGGGATTTGCAGGAGTGGAGATTTATAACGCATTGCTATTTCAATTAGTATGGGCATTAATCTTAATTGTTCCTGTTCAAGCATTATGGTTGATTGCGAAAAAACAACTTGTGGTACAGGGGGGCTAA
- the ntdP gene encoding nucleoside tri-diphosphate phosphatase: protein MSFPKTGSKIQVQSYKHNGLIHRTWEETVVLKGTSKVVIGGNDKILVREADGRNWRTREPAICYFDAEHWFNSIGMIRSDGIYYYCNLGSPFIWDDEALKYIDYDLDIKVFPDMTFKLLDEDEFSLHKKQMNYPKEIENIVQNSVDELISWIHQRKGPFAPHFVEMWYERFLQYRL, encoded by the coding sequence ATGAGTTTCCCCAAAACAGGAAGCAAGATTCAAGTCCAGAGTTATAAACACAATGGATTAATTCATCGCACTTGGGAGGAAACAGTCGTATTAAAGGGGACGTCCAAAGTTGTAATTGGTGGTAATGATAAAATTTTAGTAAGAGAAGCTGATGGACGAAATTGGAGAACAAGAGAACCTGCTATTTGTTATTTTGATGCGGAACATTGGTTTAATTCAATTGGCATGATTCGTTCAGATGGCATCTATTATTACTGTAATTTAGGCTCACCTTTTATATGGGATGATGAAGCTTTGAAGTATATAGACTATGACCTAGATATTAAAGTATTCCCAGACATGACGTTTAAGTTATTAGATGAAGATGAATTTTCACTTCATAAAAAACAGATGAATTATCCGAAGGAAATTGAAAATATTGTACAAAATAGTGTTGATGAGCTTATTTCATGGATTCACCAACGGAAGGGTCCTTTTGCTCCTCATTTTGTAGAGATGTGGTATGAAAGATTTTTGCAATATAGACTTTAG
- a CDS encoding glutamate-1-semialdehyde 2,1-aminomutase, which translates to MEFTKSERLYEEATEHILGGVNSPSRSFKGVGGGSPIFMEKAHGAYFWDVDGNKYIDFLAAYGPIITGHAHPHITKAITKAAENGVLYGTPTKLENQFAQMLKEAIPSMERIRFVNSGTEAVMTTIRVARAYTGRDKIIKFAGCYHGHSDLVLVAAGSGPSTLGTPDSAGVTKSIAKEVITVPFNDVDSFKEAIDSWGNEVAAVLVEPIVGNFGIVEPAPGFLEKINEITHNAGALVIYDEVITAFRFMYGGAQNYLNIEPDMTALGKIIGGGLPIGAYGGRKDIMEQVAPLGPAYQAGTMAGNPASISAGIACLEVLKEEGVYDKLDALGKKLEEGLWKHAESYNIPVSINRLKGALTLYFTKEKVSNYEQAENTNGELFGKFFKLMLKNGINLAPSKYEAWFLTISHTEEDIQETLQAVEKSFKELQNV; encoded by the coding sequence ATGGAATTCACGAAATCTGAACGATTATATGAAGAAGCGACGGAACATATACTTGGAGGCGTCAACAGCCCATCACGTTCTTTTAAAGGAGTTGGCGGTGGCTCACCTATCTTTATGGAAAAAGCACATGGAGCTTACTTTTGGGATGTAGACGGAAATAAGTATATCGATTTTCTTGCGGCATACGGTCCAATCATCACAGGACATGCTCATCCCCATATTACAAAAGCGATTACAAAGGCGGCTGAAAACGGTGTACTTTACGGAACACCAACGAAGTTAGAGAATCAATTTGCACAGATGCTTAAAGAAGCAATCCCATCGATGGAACGCATCCGCTTTGTTAATTCAGGAACAGAAGCAGTAATGACGACAATCCGAGTTGCAAGAGCCTATACTGGCCGAGATAAAATAATTAAGTTTGCTGGCTGTTATCATGGTCATTCTGACTTAGTATTAGTTGCTGCAGGTTCTGGTCCTTCTACATTAGGAACACCAGATTCAGCAGGAGTGACGAAAAGCATTGCTAAAGAAGTGATTACGGTGCCTTTCAATGATGTTGATTCTTTTAAGGAAGCAATTGACAGTTGGGGTAATGAAGTAGCTGCTGTTTTAGTAGAGCCTATTGTAGGGAATTTTGGCATTGTGGAACCAGCACCTGGGTTCTTAGAGAAAATAAATGAAATTACCCATAACGCAGGAGCTCTAGTTATATATGATGAGGTGATTACGGCATTCCGTTTTATGTACGGAGGAGCACAAAATTATCTCAACATTGAACCAGACATGACTGCTCTAGGTAAAATTATCGGTGGCGGTTTACCAATCGGCGCCTATGGTGGGAGAAAGGATATTATGGAGCAAGTTGCTCCGCTCGGTCCAGCATATCAAGCTGGTACAATGGCAGGAAACCCAGCGTCCATCAGCGCTGGTATTGCATGTCTTGAAGTCCTAAAAGAAGAAGGTGTATACGACAAGCTTGATGCTTTAGGAAAGAAATTAGAAGAAGGTCTTTGGAAACATGCTGAGTCATACAATATCCCAGTCTCCATTAATCGCTTAAAAGGAGCTTTAACGCTATATTTTACGAAAGAAAAAGTGAGTAATTATGAACAAGCAGAAAATACCAACGGAGAATTATTCGGTAAGTTTTTTAAACTAATGCTAAAGAATGGTATTAACCTGGCACCCTCTAAATATGAGGCTTGGTTTTTAACAATCTCACATACCGAAGAAGACATACAAGAAACTTTACAAGCCGTAGAAAAATCGTTCAAAGAATTACAAAATGTATAA
- a CDS encoding glutamate synthase-related protein gives MSKWSPSTFKDFRNQEHDACGIVSVMEKKRVPTKKNIDDCIQALCTMNHRAGFINEEGDGVGIHIDIPRQLWKEKLELANQNSNVVERPDFVVGHMFIDQTADKDQTQTTIRSLFEKHGFTAIFETDNVTESSALGPLGRKEEPVFWQVALLPNEEKTSLSKDLYDLMLDIELDKLVHVASLSNYFAIYKVMGAGDVLPRFYHDLANPLVASTMTLGHNRYSTNTLSTFFRVQPFSVLGHNGEINTIAKLRDEARMIGVPLVDGASDSQDLNRVIETLINRHGYSLFEVMDILFPPIVNEIKSMPEHLQDLYAYIREAWGHFAQGPAGIISRYANEAAFSVDSLGLRPVWMIENESSYYFASEQGIISSSEFVSEPKPLAPGEKVGLKWNEDDTLSVYFQNDYQEEVYNRMSKRLNITGSRSRLDAPTLPTDNSVTTLQTKVTNGHYAAFGWDREHVQMIEQMAEKGIEPIRSLGHDSPLAALHQGRKNIADFIKESVAVVTNPAIDRDREMEHFSTRVILGKRPSLFENEAENTNIELSSPIVIEGADGKLVSTNVAHPSYEQILTYYKSLDAVYYLSSTFTEDETISDALTRLVDEAATAVTNGAQLIVIDDEKSHTDNNLWLDPHLVTSAIDQGLTEKQIRRSCSIVLRSGAIRSLHDVAVAFGLGVDIINPYIMFATVQDEDATGATKLFEAMNKGLEKVISTLGIHELRGYARLFSSIGLNNSVSDVLNIVNFLGSDELSYGYDEMKADALARKEELKDDKARPGKSFHLFPRIWKAIGDIASGSAEYSSYGDKLKEQEEKNPVSIRHLADLKQVESNVSPEKVDLGIKNHNLPFIISSMSFGSQNETAFRAYAEAAERLNMISFNGEGGEIKDMLGKYPNTRGQQIASGRFGVNVELLNSTNLLEIKIGQGAKPGEGGHLPGSKVTDKVAAARNATTGSDLISPSNNHDIYSIEDLAQIITEIKTANDQAKVCVKVPIVPNIGTIAVGVAKAGADFITLSGFDGGTGAARVHALQHVGLPVEIGVKAAHNALIESGLRHKVELWADGGIKSALDVVKVMLLGANRVGFGTLSMIAVGCTTCRGCHLDTCHVGIATQIESEAQAKEHGLRRFVPRQFDMAVNGLTNLFTAIGKEVQALTASLGLNSAQELVGRSDLLIQARGKELMSLDNMLKVLPAQDVSHLSQLEVAASSEEQGLAVAVGAEYLDYNVEDLTKSREFSSVTAEQRVLGSRVSCHRVRGKLDGSYRELPEVRLSFKDGSIPGNGLGAYNSDGIAIHVDGGAQDGIGKTAFGGQFMIFKSKGQDGNFYNGSVGKGAGYGAQKGIFMIQGNADARAGIRLSGADMIFGGRLTSPLKENHYANLGVHSNIKGFAFEYMTNGRGVVLGDPGPWMCAGMTGGVVYLRHQPDMGLTKDALEARIAKGAKVEIQPLSSKGIEDLNELLSLYIERLKEYGQDEEAAVVEELLANPEENFLQVNPMKQQADPSVSTE, from the coding sequence ATGAGTAAATGGAGTCCAAGTACTTTTAAAGATTTTAGAAACCAAGAACACGATGCTTGCGGTATCGTATCTGTAATGGAAAAAAAGCGTGTACCTACTAAGAAAAATATTGATGACTGTATACAAGCACTCTGTACAATGAATCACCGTGCTGGTTTCATAAACGAGGAAGGTGACGGTGTTGGTATTCACATCGATATCCCTCGCCAACTTTGGAAAGAAAAGCTTGAACTAGCAAACCAAAATTCCAATGTGGTTGAACGCCCTGACTTTGTAGTTGGACATATGTTTATCGACCAAACGGCTGATAAGGACCAAACACAAACTACGATTCGTTCTTTATTTGAAAAGCATGGATTCACTGCAATCTTTGAAACTGACAATGTAACTGAATCATCTGCTTTAGGCCCATTAGGTCGTAAGGAAGAGCCAGTATTCTGGCAAGTAGCTTTGTTACCAAATGAAGAAAAAACATCATTAAGTAAAGACCTGTATGACTTAATGCTTGATATAGAACTGGACAAACTTGTTCACGTTGCCTCACTTAGTAATTATTTTGCTATCTATAAAGTAATGGGAGCTGGAGATGTTCTCCCCCGCTTCTATCATGACTTAGCTAACCCTCTTGTTGCTTCAACAATGACTTTAGGACATAACCGTTATTCTACTAATACATTATCTACATTTTTCCGCGTTCAGCCTTTTAGTGTGCTAGGACATAACGGAGAAATTAATACAATTGCAAAGCTTCGTGATGAAGCACGTATGATTGGTGTTCCATTAGTAGACGGTGCTAGTGATTCACAAGATTTAAACCGTGTAATCGAAACACTAATTAATCGTCATGGGTATAGCCTTTTTGAAGTTATGGACATTCTATTCCCACCTATCGTTAATGAAATTAAATCAATGCCAGAGCACCTTCAAGACTTATATGCATACATCCGCGAAGCTTGGGGCCATTTTGCACAAGGACCAGCTGGAATTATCTCACGTTATGCTAACGAGGCTGCCTTTAGTGTAGATTCTCTTGGTTTACGCCCTGTATGGATGATTGAAAATGAATCTTCTTACTACTTTGCTTCTGAACAAGGAATCATCTCATCTAGCGAGTTTGTTTCTGAGCCTAAACCACTAGCTCCAGGAGAAAAGGTTGGATTAAAGTGGAATGAAGATGACACATTAAGTGTCTACTTCCAAAATGATTACCAAGAAGAAGTATATAACCGTATGAGTAAGCGATTAAATATTACAGGCAGTCGTTCTCGCCTAGACGCTCCTACTCTACCAACTGACAATTCAGTGACGACTTTACAAACAAAAGTAACGAACGGACATTATGCTGCTTTTGGTTGGGACCGCGAGCATGTACAAATGATTGAGCAAATGGCTGAAAAAGGAATTGAACCAATTCGCTCTTTAGGCCACGATTCTCCCCTTGCTGCATTACATCAAGGGCGTAAAAACATTGCTGACTTCATTAAAGAAAGTGTAGCTGTTGTAACAAACCCAGCCATTGACCGTGACCGTGAAATGGAGCATTTCTCTACACGTGTTATTCTTGGTAAACGTCCTTCATTATTTGAAAATGAAGCAGAAAATACTAATATTGAGCTTAGCTCACCAATCGTAATCGAAGGAGCTGACGGTAAATTAGTTAGTACAAACGTAGCTCATCCTTCATATGAACAAATCTTAACTTATTATAAATCTCTTGATGCAGTTTACTATCTATCTTCTACTTTCACAGAAGACGAAACAATTAGTGATGCACTAACTCGTTTAGTTGATGAAGCTGCGACTGCTGTTACTAATGGTGCTCAATTAATCGTGATTGATGATGAAAAGTCTCATACAGATAACAACCTTTGGTTAGATCCACATCTAGTAACATCTGCAATTGACCAGGGACTAACTGAAAAACAAATTCGTCGTAGCTGTTCAATTGTTTTACGCTCTGGTGCTATCCGTTCACTTCATGATGTTGCAGTAGCATTCGGTTTAGGAGTTGATATCATTAACCCTTACATTATGTTTGCTACAGTACAAGATGAAGATGCAACTGGTGCTACAAAACTATTTGAAGCTATGAACAAAGGATTAGAAAAAGTTATTTCTACACTTGGAATTCACGAGCTTAGAGGTTATGCACGACTATTTTCTTCAATCGGCTTAAATAACAGCGTATCTGATGTTCTGAATATTGTTAACTTCCTAGGTTCTGATGAGCTTAGCTATGGTTACGATGAAATGAAAGCAGATGCATTAGCACGTAAAGAAGAACTCAAAGACGATAAAGCAAGACCAGGTAAATCATTCCACCTATTCCCTCGTATTTGGAAAGCAATCGGAGACATTGCCTCTGGTTCTGCTGAATACAGTAGTTATGGTGACAAACTTAAAGAGCAAGAAGAGAAAAATCCAGTATCTATCAGGCACTTAGCTGATCTTAAACAGGTAGAATCCAATGTATCTCCTGAAAAAGTTGATTTAGGTATTAAAAATCATAATCTACCATTTATCATTAGTTCAATGTCATTTGGTTCGCAAAATGAAACTGCCTTCCGTGCATATGCAGAAGCAGCTGAGCGCCTAAATATGATTAGCTTCAATGGTGAAGGTGGAGAAATTAAAGATATGCTTGGAAAATACCCGAACACTCGAGGTCAGCAAATTGCTTCTGGTCGCTTCGGTGTAAATGTTGAGCTATTAAACTCTACAAATTTACTAGAAATTAAAATTGGTCAAGGAGCTAAGCCTGGTGAAGGTGGACACTTACCTGGATCAAAAGTTACAGATAAAGTTGCCGCTGCTCGTAATGCAACAACTGGCTCTGACTTAATCTCACCATCAAACAACCATGACATTTACTCAATTGAAGACTTAGCTCAAATCATTACAGAAATCAAAACTGCTAATGACCAAGCAAAGGTTTGTGTAAAGGTCCCTATCGTTCCTAACATCGGAACAATTGCTGTTGGTGTAGCAAAAGCAGGTGCTGACTTCATTACATTAAGTGGTTTCGATGGTGGTACTGGTGCTGCTCGTGTTCACGCACTTCAACACGTTGGTCTTCCAGTAGAAATCGGTGTAAAAGCAGCTCACAATGCCCTAATTGAGTCTGGTTTACGTCATAAAGTTGAACTTTGGGCTGACGGTGGAATTAAAAGTGCCCTTGATGTTGTAAAAGTAATGCTTCTTGGAGCGAACCGTGTTGGCTTCGGTACATTATCAATGATCGCTGTTGGTTGTACAACATGTCGTGGGTGTCACTTAGACACATGTCATGTTGGTATTGCTACACAAATCGAATCAGAGGCTCAAGCGAAAGAGCATGGCTTACGTCGTTTCGTCCCTCGTCAATTCGATATGGCAGTTAACGGCTTAACAAACCTATTTACTGCTATTGGTAAAGAAGTTCAAGCTCTTACTGCTTCTCTTGGCTTAAATAGCGCACAAGAACTAGTTGGACGTTCTGATTTACTTATTCAAGCACGTGGAAAAGAATTAATGAGCTTGGATAACATGCTTAAAGTACTACCTGCTCAAGATGTATCTCACCTATCACAGCTTGAAGTGGCAGCATCTAGTGAAGAACAAGGTCTTGCTGTAGCTGTTGGTGCAGAATACCTTGACTATAATGTAGAAGATTTAACAAAATCACGTGAATTCTCATCTGTAACTGCTGAGCAACGTGTACTAGGAAGCCGTGTATCTTGTCACCGTGTAAGAGGAAAATTAGATGGTTCTTATCGCGAACTTCCTGAAGTACGCTTAAGCTTTAAAGATGGCTCTATCCCTGGTAATGGGTTAGGGGCTTATAATAGTGACGGTATCGCTATCCATGTCGATGGTGGTGCACAAGACGGTATTGGTAAAACAGCATTTGGTGGTCAATTCATGATCTTCAAATCTAAGGGTCAAGACGGTAATTTCTATAACGGTTCAGTTGGTAAAGGTGCTGGTTATGGCGCTCAGAAAGGTATCTTTATGATTCAAGGTAACGCTGATGCTCGTGCAGGTATTCGTCTATCTGGTGCAGATATGATTTTCGGTGGTCGATTAACTTCTCCATTAAAAGAAAATCACTATGCAAACCTCGGTGTTCACTCTAACATCAAAGGATTTGCCTTTGAATATATGACAAATGGTCGAGGTGTTGTCCTTGGAGATCCTGGTCCATGGATGTGTGCTGGTATGACTGGTGGGGTTGTTTATCTACGTCATCAACCTGACATGGGACTTACAAAAGATGCACTAGAAGCAAGAATCGCAAAAGGTGCAAAAGTAGAAATTCAACCTTTATCTTCTAAAGGTATTGAAGACCTAAACGAATTACTTTCTCTTTACATCGAGCGCCTAAAAGAGTACGGTCAAGATGAGGAAGCTGCGGTAGTCGAAGAACTTCTAGCAAATCCAGAAGAAAACTTCCTACAAGTTAACCCAATGAAACAACAAGCTGACCCATCTGTATCAACAGAATAA